Part of the Streptomyces sp. RFCAC02 genome is shown below.
CAGCGACACGCTCCTCCCACTGCCCGAAACGCAAGAAAGCGTTGACGACGAGGTAGCCCCCCAGAGCCCTCACCTGTTCGCCCGGGGTTGGCGTGCGGCGCTACGGGAACCCTCCACCACTGACGCAGCTCACAATCGGCTGGCCGCTTGGCTGGACTCTTCCAAACTGACGGACGAGCAGGTACTCCCCATGGCCGCGACGGTGTTGCGCGGACATATCGGCCAGGCCGGGGCCGCCGTACTTCTGGTGGGCTCCTCCGGCAGCTCCGACCTGGGGCGGGCCCGGCGCTTGAAGCTGGTGGACATGTTGATCTCCGCGCAGGTGCCCGGAGCTGACGTACCCGGTACGGCCCCGGTCCCGCACTACAACGGCTCCCCCTCGTCGACGTGAGATTTCTGTCAGGGCGCCGGAAAAGCGCATGGCATACGTCCCACGCGGTGCGCACTGGCGTCACCCATCCGCTCGCCCTCGAGGGCGAGCGGATGGCCAGCCGCATCACCGGCGTGCATTTCACGGTTCGCATCACAGGAGCATGGCGGTGGACACACAGTGAACCTCCCGAGCATCGCGATCCTGCAGTCCCCGCGCGCGATTACCTACGCCGCCAGGCAGCTCGCGTCCTGAGCCAGCATTCCATTCTTGATCGGGCAGCGGCCCAGGACGCGACCAACACGATCCTGATGCGCTGGAGCCGTCCTCTCCCCGGGCTGGAGGTGTTCGGCGAGGTCCGTCTGGGCGCCCCCGCCCGGAACGACACCGCCCTGGCCGAAGAACATGCCCGCCGACGACAGGCAGTCGATCTGGCTCAGGAAGAGGAGCTGGCCCGCCTGTCTCACCTACAGCGGGTGCTGGCCGACTCGGACTTGCGCCGCGTGTGGTGGACGGCTCGTTTCCCCGACCGGTTCTCCAGTCTGACATCACTCGCGGAGGCACTCCAAGGGCTTCCCGTGCCTCGCGAACCCAATGACGACGACATCCGCGGCGACATCCGACGCTTCACCGACCGGCTCGTCACCGAACTGCACACGCCAGAGCAGCGCCAGCTCTTCCTCCAAGCTTTCGTCCACAGTCTCGGCGTCGTCGGCCAAAAGGATTTGAAGACAGCCGCTACCCGGTGGCAGACCCCACCCGAACCAGGAAGTGTCCCAACATGAATCTGCTCACCAGACGATGGCTTTTAACGCCCTTACGACAACTGCGCACCCGCCGTCTCATGTCTCAACACGGACCCACGCTGACGTACGACACCGCATGGGCACTGATCACCCTGCGCACCGCGCCGCACGAGACACATTTCGTACGCGTCTGGGTCCGAGAGAATCCCGGCCAGCCACCCGGCGTCCATCACGATCATTGGCATGAGCTGAGCGCTGCGGAGCAGCGACGCCGTCTCGCATGGCTCGGACGCCACGGCCACTCCCCTGTCCAGCTCCTGCATGTGGACGCAGAACTCATCCAGAGCACCGGTATCCACGTCCTCGACTGGGGTCGCCCGTCCGGACCCGTGCCTAACCGTCCAGCCCAGCGGGTCGCTCGCACCATCCGCCCATGAGCGTTCTCGGCTGATGGAACACACTGCACAGCCCGCAGCACTGGCTCGCGCACCGCGGACGGCAACCATTTCCCTGCCAAGAACCACGGAAGCGCTCGGTCAGCGCCTCATGCAGCTCGCCGTGGAGGTCCGCAGACGCAGTTCCAGACGCCTTCGTGCCTGTCGACGACGAGGAGTTTCCCCTCGCCGTACACCGTGTAGCCGGTGTTCAGGCAGTCGACCACGTCGCGGTCGAGCCGCTCAACCGCTGCCGTCACCAGCCCGTCGTACTTCCCCCGCTCATCGCGGAACCACGGACCGGATTTCGGACGGGTCATCGGGTCTCGGCGGAGCCGGACACCTCCCAGTTGTCCGCCCAGTCGATGATGCGACCGCCTACAGCTGCGGCAGTCGTCAGCACGTCCTCCCGCTGCCGTAGGTCGTGGCGGCTTTGACCCGCGACAGCCGGCGTACTCCGAGCAGGAACTACTGCAGCCGTCGCACGGTCGTTCGATCTCGTCCATGGCGGTACCGCGCAGCTCCCTCCCGTTTCGCCGGAGCACGAGAGGATTCGGCGGCCACACCAAAGACAATCGGAATCGGCTCGATCAGCCGAGGAAGGAGAGGCGTACCTGGCGTTCCGTGTTGTCGCCGTTCGTGTCGATCAGGCAGATCGACTGCCATGTGCCCAGTTGCAGGCGGCCGCCGATCACCGGGACCGTTGCGTGGGGCGGGACGATCGCCGGCAGGACGTGGTCGCGGCCGTGGCCCGGGCTGCCGTGGCGGTGGCGCCACCGGTCGTCGGCGGGCAGCAGGTCGCGCAGGATCGCCAGCAGGTCGTCGTCGCTGCCCGCCCCCGTCTCCAGGATGGCCACCCCGGCCGT
Proteins encoded:
- a CDS encoding secondary thiamine-phosphate synthase enzyme YjbQ; this translates as MSDAFRTTVLRVTTGSHETVTDLTRDCASFLTEAAGGGDGLFNVFVPHATAGVAILETGAGSDDDLLAILRDLLPADDRWRHRHGSPGHGRDHVLPAIVPPHATVPVIGGRLQLGTWQSICLIDTNGDNTERQVRLSFLG